One window of Herpetosiphonaceae bacterium genomic DNA carries:
- a CDS encoding pyridoxal phosphate-dependent aminotransferase, whose amino-acid sequence MTGFFADSDLSPNRIEQVRSALQGQYIDLTSSNPTHQGLLFPSHILEAAASAYWGHRRYDPHPRGLPAALDAICGYYARRSSPLAISPDDVFITASTSEAYSLLFALLTAPGDNVLAPVVTYPLFEFLAEIHHIELRPYAIDEARGWRIDPASLHAQVDGRTRAVLIVSPHNPTGAIVAEPLPALTTLGLPLICDEVFAEFTYRAASAPPIGTLHPDLPVFHLNGISKLFALPDLKLGWIALNAAARHYADRLELLNDTFLGSNMLTQHMLPTLFAQGMPFVAQMRERVRHNLDLALARLSTSPLLRVQPPDGGYYLFPEVLGWDDEEELVLHCLRHGVLVHPGYFYGYERGAHIMLSCLTETQQLARGLDVLLAALKA is encoded by the coding sequence ATGACAGGCTTTTTTGCCGATAGCGATCTTTCCCCCAACCGAATCGAGCAAGTGCGCAGCGCCTTACAGGGCCAATACATCGATCTCACCAGCAGCAACCCGACACATCAGGGCTTGCTGTTTCCGTCCCATATCCTTGAGGCCGCCGCGTCCGCCTACTGGGGCCACCGACGCTACGATCCGCATCCCCGTGGCCTGCCTGCCGCCCTTGATGCCATCTGCGGCTACTATGCGCGGCGCTCATCGCCGCTCGCGATCAGCCCCGACGATGTGTTTATCACCGCCAGCACCAGCGAGGCCTACTCGCTGCTGTTTGCGCTGCTGACCGCGCCGGGCGATAACGTGCTCGCGCCGGTCGTCACCTATCCGCTCTTCGAGTTTCTGGCCGAGATCCACCACATCGAGCTGCGGCCCTACGCGATCGACGAGGCGCGCGGCTGGCGCATCGACCCGGCCAGCCTGCACGCGCAGGTTGATGGGCGCACGCGCGCGGTGCTGATCGTCTCGCCGCATAATCCAACGGGGGCGATCGTCGCGGAGCCGCTGCCCGCGCTGACGACGCTGGGCCTGCCCCTGATCTGCGACGAGGTCTTTGCCGAGTTTACCTACCGCGCCGCCAGCGCGCCGCCGATCGGCACGCTCCATCCCGATCTGCCGGTCTTTCATCTCAACGGCATCTCGAAGCTCTTTGCGCTGCCCGATCTGAAGCTGGGCTGGATCGCGCTTAACGCTGCGGCGCGGCACTATGCCGATCGGCTCGAATTGCTCAACGATACCTTCCTGGGCAGCAATATGCTGACGCAGCATATGCTCCCGACGCTGTTCGCACAGGGCATGCCGTTTGTGGCCCAGATGCGCGAGCGGGTGCGGCATAACCTTGATCTGGCGCTGGCGCGGCTGTCGACCAGCCCGCTGCTGCGCGTGCAGCCGCCCGACGGCGGCTACTATCTCTTTCCTGAGGTGCTGGGCTGGGACGATGAGGAGGAGCTGGTGCTGCACTGTCTGCGGCATGGCGTGCTGGTCCATCCCGGCTATTTCTACGGCTACGAGCGCGGCGCGCACATCATGCTGTCGTGCCTGACGGAGACGCAGCAGCTCGCTCGCGGGCTGGATGTGCTGCTCGCCGCGCTTAAGGCGTGA
- a CDS encoding isoprenylcysteine carboxylmethyltransferase family protein translates to MSNEAVLRAILAAQIVVMLLIRSYYRAAARSAEPVSYKESTRQMIAQAVLGLGGMITVLVYLLRPSWMEWSALPLPIWVRWLGAALGAVALPLLVWVQHALGQNFSTVLHVRQGHTLITSGPYRTVRHPMYSVLFLLALGLTLLSADWAIGLFWLGGVAAVVAARLRHEEAVMLETFGERYRAYMQRSNRFLPKLVR, encoded by the coding sequence ATGTCGAACGAAGCAGTGCTGCGGGCCATACTCGCCGCGCAAATCGTCGTGATGCTGCTGATTCGGAGCTACTACCGCGCCGCCGCGCGCTCAGCCGAGCCGGTCAGCTACAAAGAAAGCACGCGCCAGATGATCGCGCAGGCCGTGCTGGGACTGGGCGGCATGATCACAGTTCTGGTGTATCTGCTCCGCCCATCGTGGATGGAATGGTCCGCCCTGCCGCTGCCGATCTGGGTGCGCTGGCTTGGCGCGGCGCTCGGAGCCGTCGCGCTGCCGCTGCTGGTGTGGGTCCAGCACGCGCTCGGACAGAATTTTTCTACCGTTCTGCATGTCCGCCAGGGGCACACGCTGATCACCAGCGGGCCGTATCGCACCGTGCGCCACCCGATGTACTCGGTGCTGTTTTTGCTGGCGCTCGGCCTGACGCTGCTCTCAGCCGACTGGGCGATCGGCCTCTTCTGGCTCGGCGGTGTCGCTGCGGTTGTCGCGGCGCGCCTGCGGCACGAGGAAGCCGTGATGCTCGAAACGTTCGGAGAGCGATACCGGGCCTATATGCAGCGAAGCAATCGTTTCCTACCGAAGCTGGTCCGCTAA
- a CDS encoding metal ABC transporter permease: MNPILVVLLTGIFTATACALIGTFLLLRRMAMMADAISHAILPGLVAGYFIARGPNLWIGALGAAGAGVLTVVLVEILLRSGRVKRDAAIGLVFPALFALGTFLVSKFFANVHLDTDAILYGEIALAPFDLLIISGYSVGPQPLYVLGGLTIINLAFVLLFYKELKLATFDAAFAATIGFSPVVLHYALMTMVSLTTVGAFTAVGAILVVAFLIVPPATAYLLTDRLPMLIVLSVLIGIVAAVMGYALAMVLDASIAGAMATVAGICFALALLFAPHHGLLAKALRRVRQRRQFATEVLVVHLAHHEGTPQQAQESSLGHLQADLRWTAEFAAEVVQRAAQGGLVRRENGHLELTSDGRMLAQRVIAR; encoded by the coding sequence ATGAATCCGATCCTGGTTGTGCTGCTCACCGGCATCTTCACGGCGACCGCCTGCGCGCTGATCGGCACGTTCCTGCTGCTGCGGCGGATGGCGATGATGGCCGACGCGATCAGCCACGCGATCCTGCCCGGTCTGGTGGCGGGCTACTTCATCGCGCGCGGGCCGAACCTGTGGATCGGCGCGCTCGGCGCGGCGGGCGCGGGCGTTCTGACCGTCGTGCTGGTGGAGATCCTGCTGCGCAGCGGACGAGTCAAGCGTGACGCGGCGATCGGCCTGGTCTTTCCGGCGCTCTTCGCGCTGGGCACGTTCCTGGTATCGAAGTTCTTTGCCAACGTCCACCTCGACACCGACGCGATCCTCTACGGCGAGATCGCGCTCGCGCCCTTCGATCTGCTGATCATCAGCGGCTATAGCGTCGGGCCGCAGCCGCTCTACGTGCTGGGCGGTCTGACGATCATCAATCTGGCGTTTGTCCTGCTCTTCTACAAAGAGCTCAAGCTCGCGACGTTCGACGCGGCGTTTGCGGCGACGATCGGCTTCTCGCCCGTGGTGCTGCACTACGCGCTGATGACCATGGTTTCGCTGACCACGGTGGGCGCGTTTACCGCCGTCGGCGCGATCCTGGTGGTGGCGTTCCTGATCGTGCCGCCCGCGACGGCCTACCTGCTGACGGATCGGCTGCCCATGCTGATCGTGCTGTCGGTGCTGATCGGCATCGTCGCGGCGGTCATGGGCTACGCCCTGGCGATGGTGCTGGACGCCTCGATCGCGGGCGCGATGGCGACGGTTGCCGGGATCTGCTTTGCGCTGGCGCTGCTCTTCGCGCCGCATCACGGGCTGCTCGCCAAGGCCCTGCGCCGCGTGCGGCAGCGTCGTCAGTTCGCCACCGAGGTGCTCGTCGTTCACCTGGCGCATCACGAGGGCACGCCGCAGCAGGCGCAGGAAAGCTCGCTGGGACACCTTCAGGCCGATCTGCGCTGGACGGCGGAGTTTGCCGCCGAGGTGGTGCAACGCGCGGCACAGGGCGGGCTGGTGCGACGCGAAAACGGACATCTTGAGCTAACATCGGACGGGCGCATGCTAGCGCAGCGGGTGATTGCACGGTAG
- a CDS encoding iron chelate uptake ABC transporter family permease subunit, giving the protein MNLLYDLFFDYTLRNIALGAAILGVVGGILGSFALLRNQALLGDALSHAALPGICLAYIATGTKAPLILLVGAGIAGWLGTLLILRIVSETRISEDAALGIVLTVFFGFGIMLLTFIQHSGSASQSGLDKYLFGQAATLVQEQVITMAALGSVALTLVALLFKEFKLLTFDPAFAATLGYPVKRLSVLLTSLIVVAVLIGLQTVGVVLMAAMLIAPAAAARQWTERLGMMLVLAALFGALAGVSGALISVSDSKLPTGPMVILSATAIVIVSLLFGRARGLVWEALRNRRNRRALVSSEARRAAFTQRGGQR; this is encoded by the coding sequence ATGAACCTGCTCTACGATCTCTTCTTCGACTACACGCTGCGCAACATCGCGCTCGGCGCGGCGATCCTGGGCGTGGTCGGCGGTATCCTGGGCTCGTTCGCGCTGCTGCGGAACCAGGCGCTGCTGGGCGACGCGCTCTCGCACGCGGCGCTGCCCGGTATCTGCCTGGCCTACATCGCTACAGGCACCAAAGCACCGCTGATCCTGCTGGTCGGCGCGGGCATCGCGGGCTGGCTCGGCACGCTGCTGATCCTGCGGATCGTCAGCGAGACGCGCATCAGCGAGGATGCCGCGCTGGGCATCGTGCTGACCGTCTTCTTCGGCTTCGGGATCATGCTGCTGACGTTCATCCAGCACAGCGGCAGCGCCAGTCAGTCGGGCCTCGACAAATACCTCTTCGGCCAGGCCGCAACGCTGGTGCAGGAGCAGGTGATCACCATGGCGGCGCTTGGCAGCGTCGCGCTGACTCTGGTGGCGCTGCTCTTCAAAGAGTTCAAGCTGCTGACCTTCGATCCGGCCTTCGCGGCGACACTGGGCTATCCCGTCAAGCGGCTGAGCGTGCTGCTGACATCGCTGATCGTCGTGGCGGTCTTGATCGGGCTGCAAACGGTAGGCGTGGTGCTGATGGCCGCGATGCTGATCGCTCCCGCTGCTGCGGCGCGGCAGTGGACCGAGCGCCTGGGCATGATGCTGGTGCTGGCAGCGCTCTTCGGCGCGCTGGCGGGCGTGAGCGGCGCGCTGATCAGCGTCAGCGACAGCAAGCTACCGACCGGGCCGATGGTGATCTTGAGCGCGACGGCGATTGTGATCGTCTCGCTGCTCTTCGGCAGGGCGCGCGGTCTGGTCTGGGAAGCTCTGCGCAACCGGCGCAACCGGCGGGCGCTCGTCTCGTCCGAGGCGCGGCGGGCGGCGTTCACACAGCGAGGAGGCCAGCGATGA
- a CDS encoding metal ABC transporter ATP-binding protein, translated as METDTPQTPAVEINDLTVAYREAPVLWDIDLSIPRGTLTAIIGPNGAGKSTLMKAMLNLVPTAAGTILIGGQPYNPQRRIVGYVPQRGSVDWDFPTDALDVVTMGLYGRLGWLRRPGRREREVALRCLEKVGLADLAHRQISQLSGGQQQRVFLARALAQDAQIYFMDEPFVGVDATTERAIVTLLRELRDTGKTVVVVHHDLESAPEYFDWLALLNVRLIASGPFKTTFTPDNLQRTYGGRIALLEQIGQGRASQLEAEPVEPGQGAAQ; from the coding sequence ATGGAGACAGACACCCCTCAAACGCCCGCCGTCGAGATCAACGATTTGACGGTTGCGTACCGTGAGGCGCCCGTGCTGTGGGACATCGACCTGAGCATTCCACGCGGGACGCTGACCGCGATCATCGGGCCGAACGGCGCGGGCAAGTCCACGCTGATGAAAGCGATGCTGAACCTGGTGCCGACCGCAGCGGGCACGATCCTGATCGGCGGGCAGCCCTACAACCCGCAGCGGCGCATCGTTGGCTACGTGCCGCAGCGCGGCAGCGTCGATTGGGACTTTCCGACGGATGCCCTGGATGTCGTGACGATGGGCCTCTACGGTCGGCTCGGCTGGCTGCGACGGCCCGGACGGCGGGAGCGCGAGGTCGCGCTGCGCTGCCTCGAAAAAGTCGGCCTGGCCGATCTCGCCCATCGCCAGATCAGCCAGCTTTCGGGCGGACAGCAGCAGCGCGTCTTTCTGGCCCGCGCCCTGGCCCAGGACGCGCAGATCTACTTCATGGACGAGCCATTCGTCGGCGTGGACGCCACCACCGAGCGGGCGATCGTCACGCTACTGCGCGAGCTGCGCGACACAGGCAAAACCGTCGTGGTCGTCCACCACGATCTGGAGAGCGCGCCTGAGTACTTCGACTGGCTGGCGCTGTTGAACGTGCGGCTGATCGCCAGCGGGCCGTTCAAGACAACATTCACGCCCGACAACCTGCAACGGACCTACGGCGGTCGGATCGCGCTGCTGGAGCAGATCGGACAGGGACGCGCCAGCCAACTGGAAGCCGAGCCGGTCGAGCCGGGACAAGGAGCGGCGCAATGA
- a CDS encoding zinc ABC transporter substrate-binding protein, which translates to MTFIRPIVCVLRIGLAALAALLVLTGCGTPIATAGGAGIDFSARTIRIVTTTGHVADVVRNVGGQRVTVTALMGPGVDPHLYKASAGDVMTIQNADAVFYSGLHLEGRMIEIFERLARTKPTYAVTDGIPAEKLRTPPEFEGSYDPHVWFDPTLWSYTADTVAQRLSELDPKSAQLYRDNAARYKQELARLDAYAQERLGTIPPESRVLITAHDAFGYFGVRYGLEVRGLQGISTASEAGAADVQTLAEFIASRKIRAIFIESSVPQATIEAVQAAVRSRGHQVAIGGQLFSDALGEAGTPEGTYNGMFRANVDTISKALAPQP; encoded by the coding sequence ATGACCTTTATCCGACCAATCGTATGTGTGCTGCGGATCGGGCTGGCGGCGCTGGCAGCGCTGCTGGTGCTGACGGGATGCGGCACGCCGATCGCCACGGCGGGCGGCGCTGGGATCGACTTCAGCGCGCGCACGATCCGCATCGTCACGACCACCGGCCATGTCGCGGATGTGGTGCGCAATGTCGGCGGGCAGCGCGTGACCGTCACCGCGCTGATGGGTCCGGGCGTCGATCCACACCTCTACAAGGCCAGCGCAGGCGACGTTATGACGATCCAGAATGCCGATGCCGTTTTCTACAGCGGCCTGCATCTGGAAGGCCGCATGATCGAGATCTTCGAGCGGCTGGCACGCACCAAGCCGACCTACGCCGTCACCGACGGCATACCGGCGGAGAAACTGCGCACGCCACCTGAGTTCGAGGGCAGCTACGATCCGCACGTCTGGTTCGACCCGACGCTGTGGAGCTACACCGCCGACACGGTCGCGCAGCGCTTGAGCGAGCTTGATCCTAAGAGCGCGCAGCTCTACCGCGACAACGCGGCGCGCTACAAACAAGAGCTGGCCCGGCTCGACGCCTATGCTCAGGAGCGGCTCGGCACGATCCCGCCGGAATCCCGCGTGCTGATCACCGCGCACGATGCGTTCGGCTACTTCGGCGTGCGCTACGGCCTGGAAGTGCGCGGGCTGCAAGGCATCAGCACCGCCAGCGAGGCGGGCGCGGCGGACGTACAGACGCTCGCCGAGTTTATCGCCAGCCGCAAGATTCGCGCAATCTTCATCGAGTCGAGCGTGCCCCAGGCGACGATCGAGGCGGTCCAGGCGGCGGTTCGGTCACGCGGTCATCAGGTCGCGATCGGCGGGCAGCTCTTCTCGGATGCGCTTGGCGAGGCGGGCACGCCCGAAGGCACCTACAACGGCATGTTCCGCGCCAACGTGGACACAATCAGCAAGGCGCTCGCGCCTCAACCCTAG
- a CDS encoding metal-dependent transcriptional regulator — MPLEKFSKNVQDYVKTIYALQNRQRPVSNSALKAQLNISAPAVSEMIQTLVKLNLVHYEPYQGVELTAAGERVALEVIRHHRLLELYLYEALGVPWDEVHAEAEQLEHALSSNLAERIAERLGQPQFDPHGAPIPARDLSLPEQHGGPLLSAPLKMPLRIVEVDDASPELLRYLATLGLVPGQQVILRERAPFDGPLYVQVGEQTHAIGQQTASAIRVDEISTG; from the coding sequence GTGCCGTTAGAAAAGTTTAGCAAAAACGTACAGGATTACGTCAAAACGATCTACGCGCTGCAAAACCGGCAGCGTCCGGTTTCCAACAGCGCGCTCAAAGCGCAGCTCAACATCTCAGCGCCCGCCGTCAGCGAGATGATCCAGACGCTGGTCAAGCTGAATCTGGTGCATTACGAGCCGTACCAGGGCGTTGAGCTAACAGCGGCGGGCGAGCGTGTGGCGCTTGAGGTTATTCGGCACCACCGGCTGCTGGAGCTGTACCTGTACGAGGCGCTGGGCGTGCCCTGGGATGAGGTTCACGCCGAGGCGGAGCAGCTTGAGCACGCGCTCTCGTCAAATCTGGCGGAGCGCATCGCGGAGCGGCTGGGTCAGCCGCAGTTCGATCCGCACGGCGCGCCCATTCCAGCCCGCGATCTGTCGCTGCCGGAGCAGCACGGCGGGCCGCTGCTCTCAGCGCCGCTCAAGATGCCGCTGCGCATCGTCGAGGTAGACGACGCCTCGCCTGAGCTACTGCGCTACCTGGCGACGCTGGGCCTCGTGCCGGGCCAGCAGGTGATCCTGCGCGAGCGCGCGCCCTTCGACGGGCCGCTGTACGTCCAGGTTGGCGAGCAGACCCACGCGATCGGGCAGCAGACCGCCTCGGCGATCCGCGTGGACGAAATATCGACCGGATAG
- a CDS encoding zinc ribbon domain-containing protein — MEQRVYHGEVRPEGLAQALLDEWDREPTIAQAFGAEDYVVVQIGQRDAGWFDDEPRQALTLTIEPLTDGVQVTMGQQKWYKEQNVQIFVGGLVGLLPFFFGFPLGQFFGGDGDIPQTLPGRVWQSIDRYASSFGAATGKTQRLPTVACAECGVANPQGAERCSACGARLDAAPTCPKCGYSNPPGANFCNRCGLNLRGEA; from the coding sequence ATGGAGCAACGAGTGTATCACGGCGAGGTCCGGCCCGAAGGTCTGGCTCAGGCGCTACTCGACGAGTGGGATCGCGAGCCGACGATCGCGCAGGCGTTCGGGGCGGAGGATTACGTCGTCGTGCAGATCGGGCAGCGCGACGCGGGCTGGTTCGACGATGAGCCGCGCCAGGCGCTAACGCTGACGATCGAGCCGCTCACGGATGGCGTGCAGGTGACGATGGGCCAGCAGAAATGGTACAAAGAGCAGAACGTGCAGATCTTCGTCGGCGGCCTGGTGGGATTGCTGCCGTTTTTCTTTGGCTTTCCGCTCGGCCAGTTCTTCGGCGGCGACGGCGATATTCCGCAGACGTTGCCGGGCCGCGTCTGGCAATCGATCGACCGCTATGCGAGCAGCTTCGGCGCTGCGACGGGCAAAACGCAGCGCCTGCCGACGGTAGCCTGTGCCGAGTGCGGCGTGGCGAATCCACAGGGCGCGGAGCGCTGCTCGGCCTGCGGCGCGCGGCTCGATGCTGCTCCAACCTGCCCGAAGTGCGGGTATTCCAATCCGCCGGGCGCGAATTTCTGCAATCGCTGCGGCCTGAATCTGCGCGGCGAGGCTTGA
- the asd gene encoding aspartate-semialdehyde dehydrogenase, translated as MPPATKLPVAILGATGAVGQRFVQLLADHPWFEIAALTGSDRSIGKPYGEVARWILNDAVPEAIADMIVQPTDEVADVPIAFSALPAENALESEPQWAAGGAMVCSNASAFRMDPLVPLLIPEVNPGHIGMIERQRRERNWRGAIVTNPNCSTITIVMALKPLHDAFGVRRCLVTTLQAISGAGYPGVSALDILDNLIPNIASGGEEAKIESEPLKLLGTLEAGTFQNADIRISAQVTRVPVIDGHTATVAVELDAKVTPGEAIASLSEFRAPPIVRDLPSAPECPIVVRPEADRPQPRRDRDLYGGMGTTVGRVRPCNLLDLKFVALSHNTIRGAAGGAILNAELLVAEGFAG; from the coding sequence ATGCCTCCAGCAACGAAACTGCCCGTCGCAATCCTGGGCGCAACCGGCGCGGTCGGACAGCGTTTCGTCCAACTGCTCGCCGACCATCCCTGGTTCGAGATCGCCGCGCTCACCGGCTCGGATCGCTCGATCGGCAAGCCCTACGGCGAGGTCGCGCGCTGGATCTTGAACGACGCCGTGCCCGAAGCCATCGCCGATATGATCGTCCAGCCGACCGATGAGGTCGCCGATGTGCCGATCGCGTTTTCGGCCCTGCCCGCCGAGAATGCCCTTGAGAGCGAGCCGCAGTGGGCCGCAGGCGGCGCGATGGTCTGCTCCAACGCCTCGGCGTTTCGGATGGACCCGCTGGTGCCGCTGCTGATCCCGGAGGTCAATCCCGGCCACATCGGCATGATCGAGCGGCAGCGGCGCGAGCGCAACTGGCGCGGCGCGATCGTCACCAATCCCAACTGCTCGACGATCACGATCGTGATGGCGCTCAAGCCGCTGCACGATGCGTTTGGCGTGCGGCGCTGCCTCGTCACCACGCTGCAAGCGATCTCAGGCGCGGGCTATCCCGGCGTGTCGGCGCTCGACATTCTCGACAATCTGATCCCGAATATCGCCAGCGGCGGCGAGGAGGCCAAGATCGAAAGCGAGCCGCTCAAGCTGCTGGGCACGCTCGAAGCGGGCACGTTCCAGAATGCCGACATTCGGATCAGCGCGCAGGTCACGCGCGTGCCGGTGATCGACGGACACACCGCCACAGTCGCGGTCGAGCTGGACGCGAAGGTAACGCCCGGCGAGGCGATTGCCAGCCTGAGCGAGTTTCGCGCGCCGCCGATCGTGCGCGATCTGCCGTCCGCGCCGGAGTGCCCGATCGTCGTGCGACCTGAGGCCGATCGACCACAGCCGCGCCGCGACCGCGATCTGTACGGCGGCATGGGCACCACCGTCGGTCGCGTCCGGCCCTGCAACCTGCTGGATCTCAAGTTCGTAGCGCTATCGCACAACACGATCCGGGGCGCGGCGGGCGGCGCGATTCTCAACGCCGAGCTGCTGGTAGCCGAGGGATTCGCGGGGTAG
- a CDS encoding aspartate kinase: MALHVYKFGGTSVGSVAALESVIRIIQTAAHDHQVAIVVSAMSGVTDALLRGAHTAAAGDSVTHNEIASELHLRHMTTAQKLIPDEDEQQALAAEAERLLSEFTTLCHGINVLGELTPRALDTISALGERLNAPLVAAALRIRGLDAAAVDAATLIVTDDRFGDASPLFEPTEAQVAARLRPLLEAGKVPVITGFLGATSAGITTTLGRGGSDYSASIIGAALGADAVVFYKEVDGVLTADPRIVPEARVVHRIAYDEIGELAYFGAKVLHPKTIQPLVERNIPVHFKNTFNPAHPGTVVMRRGESGNGKIKAVTAIRNLSMITVAGRGMLGVPGIAARTFTTVARLHASVLMISQASSEQSICFVIPSKYADSIRAALETELASEIARHDIDGVFVQDQAVIVTVVGAGIRTTPGIAGRIFVALGDSAINIHAIALGSSECSISLVVDANDADAAVRAIHPLTTTTATHTMQLV; encoded by the coding sequence ATGGCGTTACATGTGTATAAGTTCGGAGGAACCTCAGTCGGCAGCGTCGCCGCGCTCGAATCTGTGATCCGCATCATTCAGACGGCAGCGCACGATCATCAGGTGGCGATCGTCGTATCTGCTATGAGCGGCGTAACCGATGCGCTGCTGCGCGGCGCGCATACCGCCGCCGCTGGCGATAGCGTGACGCACAACGAGATCGCCAGCGAGCTACACCTGCGCCACATGACCACCGCGCAGAAGCTGATCCCAGACGAGGACGAGCAGCAGGCCCTAGCTGCCGAGGCCGAGCGGCTGCTCAGCGAGTTTACCACGCTCTGTCACGGCATCAATGTGCTGGGCGAGCTTACGCCGCGCGCGCTGGATACGATCTCGGCGCTCGGCGAGCGGCTCAACGCGCCGCTGGTCGCCGCCGCGCTGCGGATTCGCGGCCTGGACGCGGCGGCGGTCGACGCGGCCACGCTGATCGTCACCGACGATCGCTTCGGCGATGCCTCGCCGCTCTTCGAGCCGACGGAGGCGCAGGTCGCGGCGCGGCTCCGTCCGCTGCTGGAAGCGGGCAAAGTGCCAGTGATCACCGGCTTCCTGGGCGCGACCAGCGCGGGCATTACCACCACGCTGGGGCGCGGCGGCAGCGACTACAGCGCGTCGATCATCGGGGCGGCGCTGGGCGCGGATGCGGTTGTGTTCTACAAAGAGGTCGACGGCGTGCTGACCGCCGATCCCCGGATCGTGCCCGAAGCGCGGGTCGTGCATCGCATCGCCTACGACGAGATCGGCGAGCTGGCCTACTTCGGCGCGAAAGTGCTGCATCCCAAGACGATCCAGCCGCTCGTCGAGCGCAACATTCCCGTGCATTTCAAAAACACCTTCAACCCGGCCCATCCCGGCACCGTCGTGATGCGCCGGGGCGAGTCCGGCAACGGCAAGATCAAGGCGGTCACGGCGATCCGCAACCTCAGCATGATCACCGTGGCCGGTCGCGGTATGCTGGGCGTGCCCGGCATCGCGGCGCGCACGTTTACCACCGTTGCGCGGCTGCACGCCAGCGTGCTGATGATCTCGCAGGCGTCGTCGGAGCAGAGCATCTGCTTTGTGATCCCGTCGAAGTACGCCGACAGCATCCGCGCGGCGCTTGAGACTGAGCTAGCCAGCGAGATCGCCCGCCACGACATAGACGGCGTGTTCGTGCAGGATCAGGCAGTGATCGTCACGGTCGTCGGCGCGGGCATTCGCACCACGCCCGGCATCGCGGGGCGGATCTTCGTCGCGCTGGGCGATAGCGCGATCAACATCCACGCTATCGCGCTCGGCTCGTCAGAATGCTCGATCAGCCTGGTCGTCGACGCCAACGACGCGGATGCTGCCGTCAGGGCAATCCATCCGCTCACGACGACTACTGCGACTCATACCATGCAACTGGTCTGA